One genomic window of Salirhabdus salicampi includes the following:
- a CDS encoding CBO0543 family protein has translation MKKQLLNIFLIIGIVLIPFAFKREKLKDWLLIFFLKGYISSFISFIVVNNKQISYPIRFMPKFFKISIIFEYLLFPLLCVFYNRTSLTSKPVSILIQSMLYSMPITIIEVLLERKTDLIKYHSKWNWKITFLSLVTSFLGVRGFMYLTRKLNIEIDDSSYEGV, from the coding sequence TTGAAAAAACAATTATTAAATATATTTTTAATTATCGGGATTGTCCTTATACCTTTTGCGTTTAAGAGAGAAAAACTAAAAGATTGGCTACTAATTTTCTTTCTAAAGGGGTACATATCAAGTTTTATCTCTTTTATCGTTGTTAATAACAAACAAATCAGTTACCCAATACGTTTTATGCCGAAGTTTTTTAAAATAAGTATAATTTTCGAATATTTGTTATTCCCTTTGTTATGTGTATTTTATAACCGCACTTCCTTAACATCTAAACCCGTATCGATTTTAATACAATCAATGCTTTATAGTATGCCAATAACAATAATTGAGGTTTTATTAGAAAGAAAAACAGATCTTATTAAATACCATAGTAAATGGAATTGGAAAATAACCTTTTTATCGTTAGTTACTTCGTTTTTAGGTGTCCGAGGCTTTATGTATCTCACCAGAAAATTGAATATTGAGATAGACGATTCCTCTTATGAAGGTGTCTAG
- a CDS encoding MarR family winged helix-turn-helix transcriptional regulator, giving the protein MSRDIELIKSMHIIGNMVRGLQYGMEENLRTLANKLGITYPGLRILWILHFEKEMSITMLSKIGLWDISTTQRIVSNLHKHNFIHVNKSEEDSRIRLISLNQNGWKLIENAYIILSQMQADPDLPCAIEKALDKYNSDDFRKFLEVGLYICTEMISQDYVNWVHKSMKTYLKRKIEELE; this is encoded by the coding sequence ATGAGCAGAGACATTGAATTAATTAAAAGCATGCATATCATTGGAAACATGGTACGTGGACTTCAATACGGGATGGAAGAAAACTTACGGACTTTAGCTAATAAACTTGGAATAACCTATCCAGGACTTAGAATTCTCTGGATTTTACACTTTGAGAAAGAAATGTCAATAACCATGCTTTCAAAAATTGGATTGTGGGACATTTCTACCACTCAAAGGATCGTTAGTAATTTACATAAGCACAATTTTATACATGTAAATAAAAGTGAAGAGGATAGTCGAATTAGATTGATTAGTTTAAACCAGAATGGCTGGAAACTGATAGAAAATGCTTATATCATTCTCTCACAGATGCAAGCTGATCCCGATTTGCCATGTGCCATAGAAAAAGCCCTAGATAAATATAATAGTGATGATTTTCGTAAGTTTTTGGAAGTTGGGTTATATATTTGTACAGAGATGATCAGTCAAGACTATGTGAATTGGGTTCATAAATCAATGAAGACGTACTTAAAAAGGAAAATTGAAGAATTAGAATAA
- a CDS encoding spore germination protein, which yields MLFRLFGKQKKGKHNPNPYSEQMENMKNQYIESNIQQNRSLLKDIFQKDSDFSLREFQLFGDTSAVAFFISSLVDKEKINRDILQPLQRNKLNQKSPSESPSIPSILNEVLYYCDGEKGSDMKAVLDALLQGKTVIFIDGEKEALLLDTFKLAKRGISQPETERVVRGPRDGFIEQMQTNISLLRYRLPVPEFRIDPMEVGKKTKTKISVCYLDNIASQELIDEVKKRIQDIEIDRVLDAGYIEQFIQDNPRSPFPQVQNTERPDKAVGNILEGRVAILVDGSPFALIVPAVFNQFYQTSEDYIERYMIMSITRLVRFMALIFSLTFSSFYITVLSFHPEMIPAQFVVAASSGRSSVPFPVVVEVLLMEVAMEILREATVRMPQQVGGALSIVGVLVIGQAAVSAGFVSPITVVIIALSTIGSFATPSYNAAIAFRLLKFPLIILSGFIGLLGLATGLMFIINHMISLRSFGVPYFSPVTPWNKQGFKDALIRAPLRWLTERPAELYPQDSVRVESGVKKGPTNPLASKKGEGSNE from the coding sequence ATGCTCTTTCGATTGTTTGGGAAACAAAAAAAAGGCAAACACAACCCCAATCCTTATAGTGAACAAATGGAAAACATGAAAAATCAATACATAGAGAGCAACATACAACAGAACCGTTCCCTTTTGAAAGATATATTTCAAAAAGATAGTGACTTCTCACTCCGGGAGTTTCAGTTATTTGGGGATACATCTGCAGTTGCTTTTTTTATCAGCAGTTTAGTGGACAAGGAAAAGATAAATCGGGATATACTTCAACCACTACAAAGGAACAAGCTAAACCAAAAGTCACCTTCCGAAAGTCCTTCCATCCCCTCCATTTTAAATGAGGTACTCTATTACTGTGATGGAGAGAAGGGGAGTGACATGAAGGCGGTGCTCGATGCCTTACTGCAAGGAAAAACCGTCATTTTTATAGATGGTGAAAAAGAAGCATTGCTTTTAGACACATTCAAACTAGCAAAACGAGGAATTTCTCAACCTGAAACCGAGCGAGTCGTTCGTGGACCACGGGACGGTTTCATTGAACAGATGCAGACCAATATCTCGTTGCTTCGATACCGGCTCCCTGTACCTGAATTTCGAATAGACCCGATGGAGGTGGGGAAGAAAACGAAAACAAAAATCTCTGTGTGTTATTTAGACAACATTGCGAGTCAAGAATTGATAGATGAAGTCAAAAAGAGAATTCAAGACATAGAGATTGACCGTGTATTAGATGCGGGATACATCGAGCAGTTTATTCAAGATAATCCACGTTCTCCATTCCCGCAGGTGCAGAACACGGAGCGTCCTGATAAAGCAGTTGGGAATATATTAGAGGGAAGGGTTGCCATTCTAGTTGATGGGTCCCCGTTTGCTCTCATTGTCCCCGCTGTATTCAACCAGTTCTATCAAACGAGTGAGGACTATATTGAGCGTTATATGATTATGAGTATCACTCGTCTTGTCCGTTTTATGGCTCTGATTTTTTCTCTTACGTTTTCGTCGTTTTATATCACGGTTTTATCGTTTCACCCTGAAATGATTCCTGCGCAATTCGTAGTAGCCGCATCCAGTGGGAGGAGTAGTGTCCCATTTCCAGTGGTGGTTGAAGTATTACTGATGGAAGTGGCAATGGAAATCCTTAGAGAAGCCACCGTTCGAATGCCTCAACAGGTTGGTGGAGCCTTATCCATTGTTGGGGTATTAGTGATCGGACAAGCAGCCGTATCGGCAGGATTTGTGAGTCCAATTACCGTGGTCATTATTGCTTTATCTACGATTGGTTCCTTTGCAACCCCATCTTATAATGCAGCGATCGCTTTTCGATTATTAAAGTTCCCATTAATTATTTTATCGGGATTTATTGGATTATTAGGACTTGCAACGGGCCTTATGTTTATCATCAATCATATGATTTCATTACGTTCTTTTGGAGTTCCGTATTTTTCCCCTGTTACGCCTTGGAATAAGCAAGGGTTTAAGGATGCCTTGATTCGCGCTCCGCTTCGTTGGCTAACGGAGCGTCCAGCTGAACTCTATCCCCAAGATTCTGTGCGAGTCGAAAGTGGTGTGAAAAAAGGGCCAACCAACCCACTTGCCAGCAAAAAGGGGGAAGGGTCTAATGAATAA
- a CDS encoding GerAB/ArcD/ProY family transporter, with translation MNKPKEQVTNLQLAFIVISTMLGVAILTFVRFVVRDAGIGAPFATFIGILMAFVGLLGIVFVAKRFPNKTIIGYNEIILGKSVGKVLSLAIILVFMVMMGLETRHYAEAIHGSMLPNTPIQVAIIIMIMLCATTSFQNVTTFAYIHFFYVPLILIPIAAILFPAFKDMEVYHITPILGHNPSFKGVMSGALTVTQAIGNFLVIAMVIPFMKHPKKSMKGAIWGYWIGASIVLFIAIMTIGTFGEEEILKMYWPTLVLGRMVQIPAEVLARVDAVLLISWIYGVFTTLLSYYFVVVRGLCELFRFHHYRVISIFGAPVIYFLAMFPDDIYVMYDYILMVSRFGLAPLLFYPFTLLLLAMIRRKKGESE, from the coding sequence ATGAATAAACCGAAAGAACAGGTCACAAACCTTCAATTGGCCTTTATTGTGATTAGTACCATGCTTGGGGTGGCCATTTTAACCTTTGTGCGTTTTGTCGTAAGAGACGCGGGAATTGGAGCCCCTTTTGCTACGTTTATCGGAATATTAATGGCGTTTGTTGGATTGTTAGGAATCGTATTCGTGGCGAAGAGATTTCCGAATAAAACCATTATTGGGTATAACGAAATCATTCTTGGAAAATCAGTAGGGAAGGTTCTTAGTCTTGCTATCATCTTGGTTTTTATGGTCATGATGGGATTGGAGACCAGGCACTACGCTGAGGCGATTCATGGATCTATGCTTCCTAATACACCGATACAAGTCGCTATTATCATCATGATTATGCTTTGTGCGACAACCAGTTTTCAAAACGTCACCACGTTTGCATATATCCATTTTTTCTATGTCCCCCTCATACTTATTCCGATTGCAGCCATACTCTTTCCTGCTTTTAAGGATATGGAGGTATACCATATCACCCCTATTTTAGGACATAATCCGTCATTCAAGGGGGTTATGAGTGGTGCTTTAACGGTAACACAAGCCATTGGGAACTTTTTGGTAATAGCGATGGTCATTCCTTTTATGAAACACCCGAAAAAGAGCATGAAGGGAGCCATTTGGGGGTACTGGATAGGAGCATCGATTGTATTATTCATTGCCATTATGACGATAGGTACGTTTGGCGAGGAAGAAATCCTCAAGATGTACTGGCCAACTCTTGTACTCGGAAGAATGGTTCAAATTCCTGCTGAAGTGTTGGCACGCGTGGATGCGGTTTTGTTGATTTCATGGATATACGGGGTCTTTACTACGTTGCTGTCTTACTACTTTGTTGTGGTAAGAGGGCTTTGTGAGTTGTTCCGATTTCACCATTACCGAGTGATTTCAATATTCGGAGCCCCTGTCATCTATTTTCTTGCCATGTTTCCCGATGATATTTATGTCATGTATGACTATATTTTAATGGTAAGTCGATTTGGACTCGCCCCCCTCTTATTTTACCCTTTCACTCTATTATTGCTGGCTATGATTCGCCGCAAAAAGGGGGAATCAGAATGA
- a CDS encoding Ger(x)C family spore germination protein, whose amino-acid sequence MRKIWIWLWIPLLVTGCWDRYEIEERANILGIAIDIAEEEDMKEEPEVTHREGEFPKEEKEDYIKITAQISLPGKIKLGPEGGGGEGSAKTAWVLETVGHTVKDAMANLQQQLAEKLYLGHLQIIVISEDVAKKGVKDINDYFRRNPEVRRTAWMVVNKKKASKVLEASPPVETVPSLYLSDTLDNAVRFGKLPREYLGKYWIDISDPGVDAILPSVKVQDNDRILIDGMAYFKGEKMVDTFPPIEIGVYMAMKEKNPGGYSGPVSISGQKGVFMVKVTERKSKIRTKVEKGKPSATIDVEIDAVIEEETKSHQLNEQILQKIEEKTNKKFKKIGEDLLQKLQEKGSDVLGLGARIRAKYAKYWDEHVKSDERWSEIYKDMDVKVNYQVHIKRTGMEWK is encoded by the coding sequence ATGAGGAAAATATGGATATGGTTATGGATTCCACTTCTTGTAACGGGATGTTGGGATCGGTATGAAATAGAGGAACGAGCCAATATTTTAGGGATTGCGATCGATATTGCAGAAGAAGAGGACATGAAAGAAGAGCCTGAAGTCACACACCGAGAAGGAGAGTTTCCTAAAGAAGAGAAAGAGGACTACATAAAAATTACTGCCCAAATCTCTCTTCCAGGAAAGATTAAGTTAGGTCCTGAAGGAGGAGGAGGAGAAGGTTCAGCCAAAACCGCATGGGTGCTTGAAACTGTGGGGCATACCGTGAAAGATGCGATGGCCAACCTACAGCAACAACTAGCCGAAAAACTGTACTTGGGACATTTACAGATTATCGTTATCTCCGAAGACGTAGCAAAAAAAGGGGTGAAAGATATCAATGATTACTTTAGACGAAATCCTGAAGTACGAAGAACCGCATGGATGGTGGTGAACAAAAAAAAGGCGAGTAAGGTGTTAGAGGCATCTCCACCTGTTGAAACCGTGCCGTCCCTTTATTTGTCCGACACCTTGGATAACGCTGTACGATTCGGGAAATTACCAAGAGAGTATTTAGGGAAGTATTGGATTGATATATCCGATCCCGGAGTAGACGCAATTCTTCCCTCGGTGAAGGTGCAAGACAATGACCGTATCTTGATTGATGGTATGGCTTATTTTAAAGGAGAAAAGATGGTGGATACATTTCCGCCGATTGAAATAGGGGTTTATATGGCGATGAAAGAGAAGAACCCTGGAGGATATAGTGGCCCTGTTTCAATCTCTGGTCAAAAAGGTGTCTTCATGGTCAAGGTAACCGAACGGAAATCTAAAATTCGCACGAAAGTGGAAAAGGGAAAACCAAGTGCCACTATAGATGTAGAAATCGATGCGGTCATTGAAGAGGAAACAAAAAGCCATCAATTGAATGAACAAATTCTACAAAAAATCGAAGAGAAAACCAATAAGAAATTCAAAAAAATAGGAGAAGACTTGTTACAGAAATTACAAGAAAAAGGGTCTGATGTCTTAGGGTTAGGAGCTAGAATACGAGCAAAATATGCAAAATACTGGGATGAACACGTCAAAAGTGATGAGCGGTGGTCAGAAATCTATAAGGATATGGATGTTAAAGTGAATTACCAAGTCCATATTAAAAGAACGGGTATGGAGTGGAAATAG
- a CDS encoding cell wall hydrolase, which translates to MARVAYTESDIDLIARMIRAEAEGEGQLGMLMVGNVIINRAKADCLDFKDVRSIRDVIYHVQGGNYAFEAVQKGNLFYSPAREVERRLARQVVKYWRQQPSIYSLWYFNPSGNCPPTWYGQPFAGQYKQHCYYEPVANTCDSAYRY; encoded by the coding sequence GTGGCAAGAGTGGCTTATACCGAAAGTGACATTGATTTAATAGCGAGGATGATCAGGGCAGAAGCTGAAGGTGAAGGACAACTGGGTATGCTTATGGTTGGGAATGTTATTATAAATCGAGCAAAAGCTGATTGTTTAGACTTTAAAGATGTACGGTCTATACGGGATGTCATTTATCATGTTCAAGGTGGAAATTATGCTTTTGAAGCAGTACAAAAAGGGAATTTATTTTATAGCCCAGCAAGAGAGGTAGAGAGAAGATTAGCACGACAGGTTGTGAAATATTGGAGACAACAGCCTTCTATATATTCACTATGGTATTTTAATCCGTCTGGGAATTGTCCACCTACATGGTACGGTCAACCATTCGCAGGACAGTATAAACAACATTGTTATTATGAACCAGTTGCGAATACATGTGATAGTGCTTATCGATATTGA